The Bradyrhizobium sp. WSM471 genome includes the window TGGCGGCCAGCTCTACGAAGGTGAACCCGACGCCGCGGGCGGTCCGAGCAATTCCGGCGGCAAGCTCAATCCGCGGATTGGACAGCCGGCGGGCTTTGCACCGGGCAAGCGCGAGCTGCCGACCAATTGCTATCGCATCGATCCTAGCGGCCGTGTCGACCTCGTCGTCACGGAGGAGCAGGTGCCCGACCCGAACGGGCTGTGCTTCTCGCCGGACTTCAAGAAGCTCTACGTCGTCTCAACCGGCAAGGGACCCGGCGACACCGGTGCCGGCGGCAAGGGCGAGATTATCGTGTTCGATGTTGGCAGCGACAACAAGCTCGCCAACCAGAAGCGATTCAGCGAGTGCGTGATCGACGGCGTGAAGTGCGGGCCGGACGGCGTGCGCTGCGACGTCAACGGCAATGTCTGGGCCTCCAGCAATGCCGGCCGCGCCGTCGGCTACAGCGGCGTGACGACGTGGTCACCGGAGGGCAAGCTGCTCGGCCGCATCCGGTTGCCCGAAGTGTGCGGCAACGTCTGCTTCGGCGGCCCCAAGCGCAACCGCCTGTTCATGGCCGCGAGCCAGTCGCTCTATGCGGTGTATACGGCCACGCAAGGCGCAGGACCGGGCTGAGCCCGCGCGAGACATCGCAAGCACGGGCGTCGGCGTGGATCGCCGGCGCCCGCGGTTCCCTGATCGCAATCAAGCTACGCCTCGGGCAAATCTCCGCCATCAATCCAACGAAGATTGAATCGCGCGGCAAGGCCGCAGCGCGGCGCCAAGGCATGTGCTCTCATGCTCTTCGTTCCCGCGCACGACTTGAACGAGGAGTTGCGCGATGTGCCGTATGCCAAACGACACCATCATCGTCAGCGTTGGGACCCAGCAATTCGTCACTGAGTTCGGGGACCCGGGCCTGCCGAACGACGGTCGCGGCGGCAGCGACAAGATGATTGCGACCGTCGACGGGAGCAACGCGGTCCTGATATTCGTTGGCGACGACCAGACCCTGCAAGCACATTCTCACGGCGGAAACGACCATCTCGCTGCGACCGTCACAGGCTTCGGGGACTACGTGTTCCTGGACGGCGATGCGCAGGCGATGTCCGGCGACGCCCATGGCGGCAACGATGTACTTCATGTCGATGCATCGACATCGATCTACGCGGCCCTCGGTGTTTTTGGCGATGCCGAAAGCGCCATGTCGGCCGACGCGAGGGGCGGCAATGACGTCGTCATGGCATCGATGGGAAACAGATCGTCCGGCGCGTTCAGCGGAGACTCCGGCAGTTCCATGAGCGACCATGCGCATGGCGGCAACGATATCCTCAGCGTGACCCAGGTCGGCAGTTACGGCGGCGCCTCAATGTCCGGCGATGCCCTCGTCTCCATGAGCGGCGATGCGCACGGCGGCAACGACATCCTCATCTACACCGTCGGTGCCGCAGCCCAATCTGGCGGCGCGTCTCTGGTCGGAGACGCCGGCTACATGAGCGACGATAGCCGTGGCGGCAACGACATCCTGATCGCGGTCGCGGACGGCAACCCGGACTCCACGTCCATCGTGCTCGTGGGAGATGCCGCGAACATATCAGGCAATGCGCATGGCGGAGATGATATCCTCCACGGCAGCAGCCTCGACGATTGGCTGTATGGCGATGCACAGACCTACGCCCCGTTCACAGCCGGCTCGATCGCGGGCGGCAAGGACATGCTGAATGGCGGTGGCGGAAATGACCAGCTCTGGGGCGGACCGAACGACGACGGTTTCGTCTTCAACAAGGGCTCGGGCCTGGACGTGATCAACGATTTCGACCAGGGCAACAAGGCTGTCGGCAGCACGGCGCGAGAGCATGATTTGATCAATTTGCACGATTACGGCTTCGCAGACTGGGCGGCGCTGAAAAGCCTGATCAGTGATGACAGCACAGGAAACGCGGTGATCCACCTGACGGCGACCGATGCGATTACGCTAGAAGGGGTCCATACCGCGGATCTCCATGCGAAGGATTTCATTGTGTAAGGGAGCATTCATGCGCGTTGTGATCTGCGGCGGCGGCGTGATCGGCGCCTGCACCGCCTGGTTTCTCCGCCGCCGCGGCATCGAAACCATCGTCGTGGAGCGGACGGAGGTGGCGGCCGCAGCGTCAGGCAAGGCGGGCGGCTTCCTCGCGCGTGACTGGTGCGAGGGCTCGCCGCTCGATGCGCTGGCGCGACGGAGCTTTGCGATCCATGCGCAACTGCCGGAAGAGATCGCAGGCGATTGGGGCTATCGCCCGATGACCGCTTATAGCGGCTTCGTTACTGCTGATGGCCATCCACGCCGGGATGCACCGTCCGCCCTCGGCTGGCTCAGCAACGGCGTCATCATCGCGCAGCGCATCGGCACGATAGAGACCACTGCGATCGTTCACCCCAAAAAATTCACCGCAGCCGTGATGAACGCGGCGCTCGCGCTAGGCGCCGAGCTTCGCACCGGCCAGGTGACCGGCATCATGCGCGATGCCGACGGCACGACCGCGACGGGCGTCGAGGTCGACGGCCGCATCGTCGAGGCGGACGCCGTCGTGATCGCGATGGGACCATGGTCGCTGCTCGCCGCGCAATGGATGAGCCTGCCCGCCGTCTACGGCCAGCGCAGCCCGAGCATCGTGTACGACACCGGCCCGGATGTGCCGGCCGATGCGCTGTTCCTGGAGTCTGACGAGAATGGCAGTGCCGTGTCAATCGAGGTCTTCCCTCGCGCTGACGGCAGCACGCATATCACCGCTCTCTCCGACATCGCGCCGCTTCCGCTCGATCCGGCTGCCGTGACGCCGGACCACGACGCGATCGCGCGCCTGCAAACCATGTCCGAGCGGCTGTCGCCGCTGTTCCGCTCCGAGAGGATCATTGCGCGGCAAGCGTGCTTCCGGCCGGTGACGCAGGACGGCCTGCCGCTGATCGGCAAGGTGGCGCGAACTGAAGGTCTTTATGTTGCGACCGGGCACAATGTGTGGGGCATCCTGAATGCGCCCGCCACGGGCGAGGTCATGGCGCAACTGATCGCGGAGGGTGCGACGCGTAACATCGACATCTCGGCATTCGATCCGGCCCGGCTCGAGCCGCTCGATCCATCGCTGCTGCGAGCGCGCTGAACAAGGTTGCTTTGTCGATCATCGTTGTGCGCCCGCGATCGCTGCGCATGCCTACCGACGAAATCTGCATGCCTGCGCGTGAAAAGGGATCCGATAGCTTTCCTGCCCGCTATTTGCGCAGCGCTAGACTTTAGTTCGTCTCTCACAATCCTGGACGCGGTTTCACTTGCCGAGAATGTCTCCGCCGGTATAGTCGTGCGCATAATGGCTCATAAGAGGCCTGTTGAAGGGAGAGAACAAGATGAAGAAACCGCTCTCTGTTGCGTTGCGAATAGCACTCGGTACTGCCGCAGCCGCTGTGTTGATGACCTCAGGCGCGGCACTTGCGGCCGATCCGATCAAGATCGGTGTGATCGCGGAAGCGCAGGCGATTGCCGGCGCCTCCATCCCTCAGGCGGCACAGCTCGCGGCCGACGAGATCAACGCCAATGGCGGCGTCGACGGCCGCAAGATCGAGATCGTCTCTTACGACAATCACTCGTCCTCGGCAGATTCGGTGCGCGCGTTCCAGCGCGCGGTAAACGAGGACAAGGTCAACGCGGTCATCGCCAGCTACATCAGCGAAGTCGTGCTGGCACTGGAGCCCTGGGCCTCGCGGCTGAAGACGCCGTTCGTCACGCCCGGTGCCGCTTCCAACGAGATCAGCAAGAGCGTGCATTCCGACTACGAGAAGAACAAATACACCTTCCACGGCTATCTGACCTCCGCCGCGCTGGCGCTCTCGGTCTGCGACGGCGCCAAGGACCTGCTGGTCGACAAGATGCACATGAAGACCGCCGTCATCATGAGCGAGGACGCCGCCTGGACCAAGCCGCTCGACATCGGTTACGAGGAATGTCTGCCCAAGATCGGGCTGAAGGTGCTCGACCACATCCGCTTCTCGCCTGATACCACCGACTTCACGCCGATCTTCAACAAGATCGAGGGCTCCAAGCCCGACGTGATCATCACCGGCATCTCCCATGTCGGCGTGCAGCCGACGGTGCAGTGGAAGAACCAGCAGGTGCCGATCCCGATGTTCGGCATCGCCTCGCAGGCCACCAACGAGACTTTTGGCAAGGACACCAATCAGGCGGCGGAAGGCGTGCTCTACCAGGGCGTCTCCGGCCCAGGCGTCGCGGTGACGCCGAAATCGGTGCCGTTCGCCGAAGCCTTCAAGAAGAAGTTCGGCAACTATCCCTCCTATGCCGGCTACACCGCCTATGACGAGGTCTACTACATCGCCGACGCCGTGAAGCGCGCCGGTTCGACCGACGCCGACAAGCTCGTCGATGCTTTGGAGAAGACCGACTGGGAAGGCACGATCGGCCGCGTCCAGTTCTACGGCAAGGACGATCCGTTCACGCACTCGATCAAATACGGCAAGGGCCTGATCACCGGGCTGATGCTGCAATGGCAGGGCGGCAAGCAGAGCGCGGTCTGGCCCAAGGAAGTCGCCAAGGTCGACATCAAGTTCCCGAGCTTCATCAAGCTCTCGAACTAGCGGGACACGCTCCCGGGACCAGCTCCCGGGAGCTTCCACATGCGGGTCCCGCCGCACGTCGCTCCAGCAACATCGTCTCTCATCATTCAGATTGCCAACCCTAGATGCGTGCTTTCCAGATTCTGATCGATGGCTTCGCCATCAGCGCTCTCTATGCTCTCGGTGCCACCGGTTTCACGCTGATCTTCGGCGTCTCCGGCGTCCTCAACCTCTCCCACGGGGCCATCATGGTGGCGGCAGCGGTGGCGGCCTGGGCCGCCGCGAGCATCCTGAATGTCGGCACCTATGCCGGCGCACTGATCGGCGTAGGTGTCGCCCTTCTCACGTCTTTTGCCACCTATTTCGCGGTGGTGAAGCCGATCCAGGACTCCCGGCGCATCCCGAATGAAGAGAAGGAAATCTTCGTCCTCACCGGCACGCTGCTATGGGGGATCATGATCCAGGAGGTGATCGCTTATTTCTTCACCAACAACGCCAAGACCGTGCTGCCGATCGTCGAGGGTGTCGTCGAAATCCTCGGCGTACGCACGCCCAGCAATGAGATCTTCACCGCGATCGTGTGCTGCTTCGTCATCGCGCTGTTGTGGCTCCTGGTGAACCGCACCCGCACCGGCAAGGCGGTGCTGGCCGCCTCGATGAACCCGCGCGGCGTCACCCTGCTCGGCCTCGAGCTCACCAACATCTATGTCGTGGTATGGGCGATCTACGGCATTCTCGCCGGCATCGCCGGCGTGCTGCTCGGAATGTTCCTCGGCGTCAGCTCCTACAGCGTCGGACCGCTGACCGCGAGCGCGTTCTCGATCGTCGTGCTAGGCGGCCTCGGCAGTGTCTCCGGCTCGCTGATCGCGGCGTTCGTGGTCGGCTATCTCGAAACGCTCACGGCCTATCTGGTCTCGCCGGCCTATCGCACCATTCCGGCGCTGCTGCTGCTCGTGTTCGTGATGTACATCCGGCCCCAGGGCCTTCTGGGGAGGCGCTGAGATGGCCGGCTTCTTTACGACACGCCTGTTCTTCATCTCGCTCGCGCTGGTCGTCATCGCGGCAACGCTTCCGCTCTACGTCTCCGGCTACGTGCTCGGGCTTCTCACCGTCGCCTTCTATTTCGGCGTGTTCGCGATGGCGTGGGACCTGCTGTTCGGGTTCGCCGGCGAGGTCAATTTCGGGCCGACCTTCCTGATCGGCGTCGGCGCCTACACCGCGGGCATCCTCAATGCCCAGTTCGGCTGGTCGGTTTACGCCTGCATCGTGCTCGGCGCGCTCGCCTCCGTCATCGCCGGCCTCGTGCTGGCGCTGCCGGCGCTCCGGGTGCGCGGACCGTATTTCGGCCTGACCACGCTGGTCGCGGTGCTGATGCTGCAGAATTTCATCGTGGTGTTCGCCGACCTCACCGGCGGCGAGATCGGCCTGACCATCCCCGACGTCATCACCATCAATGCCGGCGCCAATTACTGGATCGCCCTCGGCTTCATGACGATCTCGGCGGCCATTCTTTATGGCCTGTCGCAATCGCCTGTTGGCCTGGTGCTGCAAGCCAGCGGCCAGGACCCGGTGCAGGCCGGCGCGCTCGGCTTCAACATCGTCAAGCACAAACTCGCCGCCTTCATCGTCAGCGCGTTCTTTTCGGGGCTATCGGGGGCGCTGCTGGTGTTCTACTTCGGCACCGCCTCGGTCGGCACCGTCGTCGACGTGGCGGTCGGCGTCAACGTGATCGTGTCGGCCGTGCTCGGCGGCCGGCGCACCGTGCTTGGCGCGGCGCTGGGCGCGATCTTCCTGATCGTCGCTGGCGAGTTCTTAAGGCCCACCGGCGAGCTCGCGACCTTTATCGTTTCGGCCGTCGCGCTGCTCGTCGTGCTGTTCTTCCCCGGCGGCTTCCTCGGAGCGGCCCTCTCGCGTGAGGCGCGCTCGTGATGGATATGCGATCTTCAAACAGGGCCGTGCTCGAAGTCCGCGGCCTGACCAAGCGCTTCGGCGGACTGACGGCGGTGAAGAACCTCGGCTTCGAGGTCAATAGCGGCGAGATTTTTGGCCTGATCGGGCCGAACGGCTCGGGCAAGTCGACCGCAATGAAGAGCGTGATGGGCATCGAGCGCCCGACATCAGGCGAGGTGATCTTCGAGGGCGAGGACCTGGCCGGCCTTCCCGCGCACAAGATCGCGCGCAAGGGTTTTGGCATGGTGTTCCAGCATTCGCGGCCGCTGAACCGGCAGACCGTGCTGGAGAACATCATGGTCGCGCTGCTGCCGGACAGCCTGTTCATGCTGTTTCCGGACAAGGCGCTGGTCGAGCGCGCCAAATGGATCGCCGACCGCGTCGGGCTCGGCAGCGTGATGAACCGCCGCCCGCCGACGCTGCCCTTTGCCGACCTGCGCCGGCTCGAGCTCGCCAAGGCGATCGCGCGCGATCCGAAGGTCGTGCTGGTGGACGAGCCCTTTGCCGGGCTGACGCGCGCAGAAGTCGACGTTTTCTCCGACCTGATCCGCAGCTTTCGCGACGAGGGCCGCGCGGTGATGCTGGTCGACCACAACGTCAAAAGTGTCGCGGCGCTGGTCGACCGCGTGCTCGCGATGTATCTCGGCGAGGAGATCGTCACGGGCAAGGCCGATGACGTCATGAAGAACGAGACGGTGCGGCGGGTCTATCTCGGTGGCGCCATCGAGACCCATGCGCGACCCGAGACGAGCTTCAAGGACAAGGTGCCGCTGCTCCAGGTCGAGAATGTCAGCGTGTTCTACGGCAAGGCGCAGGCGCTGGAGAACGTCTCGATCCACGTCCATGAGGGCGAGTTCGTCTCGATCGTCGGCCTCAACGGGGCCGGCAAGACCACGTTGTTCAACACCATCTCTGGCTTCCTGCCTTATAGCGGCGAGATCGTGCGCAGCGGTGAGAAGCTGCGCGGCACGACGCCGGCGAAGATCGCCCGCAGCGGCCTCGTGCAGTGCCCGGAATCGCGCGAGCTGTTCGGCGAGATGAGCGTGCGTGAAAACCTCGATCTCGGCGGGCAACATCTGGCCGACGACAAGCGTGCGGTACAGCTCGCATGGCTGTTCGAGCTGTTCCCCATCCTGAAAGAGCGTCAGGGCCAGATGGCGCAAACACTCTCCGGCGGCGAGCAGCAGATGCTTGCGATCGGCCGTGCGCTGATGATGCAGCCGCAGATCCTGATCCTGGACGAGCCCACGCTGGGCCTCGCCCCCGTCATCCTCGAGCTCCTGTCCAAGGCCCTGGAGAAGCTGCGGCAGACGACGTCGATCACGGTGCTGCTCGGCGAGCAGAACGTGACCTTCGCGCTTCCGCATGCCGACCGCGTCTATGTGCTCGAACATGCAAGGATCGTCTGGGAAGGCGATCCGGGCCGCTTCGCCGCGGAGGCTGGCGCCGATTTTCTCTAGTTCGCGCATACCAACAACAAAAGAAGCAAAGGGAAACGACCATGCGACCATCGCCGAATTTGAGCAGCAGCTTCCTCCTCGCCTCCGCGCTGGCGCTGTGCCTCGCTGCTCCCGCCTACGCGCAGTCGAACGACCCGATCAAGATCGGCGTCATCGCCGAAGTGCAGTCGATTGCGGGTGCCGCGACGCCTGGCGGCGCGCAGATCGCCGCCGACGAGATCAACGCGAAGGGTGGCATTCTTGGCCGCAAGATCGAGATCGTGACCTACGACAACAAGAGCTCCTCGGCCGACTCGGTGCGTGCATTCCAGCGCGCGGTGAGCGAGGACAAGGTCTCCGCCGTGATCGCGAGCTACATCAGCGAGGTCGTTCTCGCGCTCGAACCCTGGGCGGCGCGGCTGAAGATGCCGCTGATCACCCCCGGCGCGGCCTCGAACGAGATCACCAAGGCGATCCATAACGACTATGAGAAGAACAAGTACACCTTCCACGGCTATCTGACCTCGGCCGCGCAAGCGCAGCTCGTCTGCGACGCCGCCAAGGATCTGCTGGTCGACAAGCTCAAGTTCAAGACGGTCGCGATCATGAGCGAGGACGCCGCCTGGACCAAGCCGCTCGACGTCGGCTACGAGGCCTGTCTTCCGAAAGCAGGCCTCAAGGTCGTCGAGCACGTGCGGTTCTCGCCTGACACCACCGACTTCACGCCGATCTTCAACAATATCGAGGCCAAGAAGCCGGACGTCATCGTTACCGGCATCTCGCATGTCGGCGTGCAGCCGACCGTGCAGTGGAAGAACCAGCAGGTGCCGGTCCCGATGTTCGGCATCAGCGCGCAGGCGCTGAGCCCGACCTTCTGGAAGGACACCAATGGTGCCGCCGACGGCGTCCCGTCGCTGGCGGTCGCAACGCCCGACGTCGCCGTGACCTCCAAGACGAAACCGTTCGCGGCGGCGTTCAAGGCCAAGTTCGGCTCGCCGCCGGCCTACACCGGCTACACTGCCTATGACGAGGTCTACTTCATCACGGAGGCGATCAAGCGCGCGGGCTCGACCGATCCCGACAAGATGGTCACTGAACTCGAAAAGACCGACTACGAGGGCACGATCGGCCGCATCCAGTTCTACGGCAAGGACGACGAGTTCACCCACGGCATCAAGTCGGGTCCGACGACCGTGTCAGGTCTGGTCTTCCAGTGGCAGGACTCCAAGCAGGTCGTGGTCTGGCCCGAGAAGATCGCGGAGGGCAAGCTCAAGTTTCCGAGTTTCGTGAAGCTGTCGCAGTAACCGGCCGAGCCCGCCACCGGGCTCGGTACTGGGCACCCATCACCCTGAAAGGCCCGTCGCTTCCATCGCGGCGGGCCTTCGTTTTGTGCAGAACGCAACGGGTACGCTGGCATCGGTGGACCCATCCTGCGATCCTGCCGTTAACCTCCTATGCGTGGGCCGGAGCAGCCAGATGGACGACCGACCAAGACAACCCGATGGCCTGATGCAGGATGACGGCTTCGTTCGCGTGCGAGGCGCGCGTGAGCACAACCTCAGGAACGTCGACGTCAGTATTCCGCGCAACGCCCTCGTCGTGTTCACGGGCGTATCGGGCTCCGGAAAATCATCGCTCGCCTTTGGGACGATCTACGCCGAGGCACAACGACGATATCTGGAATCGGTGTCGCCTTACGCGCGGCGTCTCTTCCACCAGATGCAGATCCCCGAAGTCGACGACATCGAAGGCCTGCCGCCCGCCGTCGCGCTCCAGCAGCAGCGCGGCGCGCCAACGACGAGGTCGTCCGTCGGCAGCGTGACGACCATCTCGAACCTGCTCAGGATGCTCTATTCCCGTGCCGGCGATTACCCGCGCGGACAAAAGATGCTCTATGCGGAATCATTCTCGCCGAACACGCCGGAAGGCGCCTGCCCGACCTGCCACGGCATCGGCAGGATGCTTGACGTCACCGAAAAATCGATGGTGCCCGACGACACCAGGACCATCCGCGAGCGCGCCGTCGCGGCCTGGCCCAGTGCCTGGCAGGGACAGAACCTCCGGGACATCCTGACAACGCTGGGCTACGATGTGGACAAGCCCTGGCGTGAGCTACCCAGGAAGGACCGCGACTGGATCCTGTTCACGGAGGAGCAGCCGACCGTTCCCGTCTATGCCGGTTACACTGCGGCCGAGGTCAAACGGGCCCTGCGCCGCAAGGAGGAGCCGAGCTATCAGGGTACGTTCACCGGCGCCAAGCGCTACGTGATGCAGACCTATGCCAAGTCCGAGAGTGCGATGATGAAGCGCCGCGTCGCGCAATTCATGATCACCCAGGACTGCCCGACCTGCCACGGCACGCGTTTGAAGCCTGAGGCGCTCAAGGTCAAGTTTGCCGGCCTCAACATCGCCGAGATGTCGCATCTGCCGCTCAAGCAACTGCAAGTGGTGGTCAGGCCGTTCGCGAAAGCCTCGAGCGACAGGTCGGAAAAGGCGGTCGTGGCAAGGCGCATCTGCGAGGATTTGTCGGCGCGGCTGGCCGTCCTGCTCGACCTCGGGCTTGGCTATCTCGCCTGCGAGCGCAGCACGCCGACGCTGTCGCCGGGCGAGTTGCAGCGCTTGCGTCTGGCGACGCAGGTCCGCTCGAACCTGTTCGGCGTCGTCTATGTGCTCGACGAACCGTCCGCAGGCTTGCATCCCGCCGACACCGAGGCGCTGCTGCGGGCGCTGGACCGGCTGAAACACGCAGGCAATTCGATCTTCGTGGTCGAGCACGAGATCGAGGTAATCAGGCATGCCGACTGGCTGGTGGACGTCGGGCCGGATGCCGGCGAAGGCGGCGGGAACATCCTCTATAGTGGACCGCCCGCAGGGCTCAGTCAGGTCGCGCAATCCCGAACCGCCCATTATCTCGCCCATCCACGAAAGCCGCTGCCGACGGTGCGCCGCGAACCGAAGGCGCATCTGAAAGTCCGGGGTGTGACCCGCAACAATCTTCGCGGCCTCGACGTCGATGTCCCGCTCGGGGTTCTCGCCAGCGTGACCGGCGTGTCGGGCTCGGGCAAATCGAGCCTGATCAGCCAATTCCTCGTCGATGCCGTGGCGGAGCATCTCGGCCATACACGGACCGCGGAAGCGGATGACGACAGCCTGGCAGCACCCGCGATCGAGACATTGGGTGGCAAGATCGTCGCCGGCCTCGATCAGGTCGATCGCCTCGTGGTGGTCGATCAGAAGCCGATCGGCCGCACGCCGCGGTCCAACCTTGCGACCTATACGGGCCTGTTCGACCACGTCCGGAAGCTGTTCGCCGCGACGCCGCAGGCAAAATCCCGCCGCTACGATGCCGGGCGCTTCTCGTTCAATGTCGCGAAGGGCCGATGCAGCACCTGCGAAGGCGAAGGATTTGTCTGCGTGGAGCTTCTGTTCCTGCCCAGTGTCTACGCACCCTGCCCGACCTGCAAGGGCGCGCGCTACAACGACAAGACGTTGGAGGTGAAGATCCGCGGAAAATCCATCGCGGATGTGCTGGCGATGCGCGTCGACGAGGCCTTCGAATTCTTCCGCGAAGATCCAACACTGAACCGTTCGCTGGGGGTCGTCCGCGAGGTCGGCCTCGGCTATATCCGCCTCGGTCAGTCCGCGACCGAACTGTCGGGTGGCGAAGCCCAGCGCATCAAGCTCGCGACCGAGCTCATGCGTCCGCAACGCGGCCACACGCTCTATGTCCTGGACGAGCCGACCACCGGCCTTCATCCCAGCGATGTCGAGCGCCTGATCGCCCAGCTCGAGCGCATCGTGGACGCCGGCAACAGCGTGGTCGTGGTCGAGCATGACATGGATGTCGTCTCTCATAGCGACTGGATCATCGACCTCGGTCCCGGTGCCGGTGATGAAGGCGGCCGTATCGTTGCGTCGGGAACACCGCAAGAGGTCGCGGAGGCCGGCGGGAAGACCGCCGGCTATCTCGCCCGACGCTTGAAACAGTAGCGGGCGATCTCGTCGTCACCCATTTCGCAATTGCGTTCTGCGCCGCGGAGCCAGACCCCGACTTTCGCCATGTTGACTTTCCGCCGCCCCGCTCCCCATACTTCGAAAAAAGATAACAAGACCAAGTCATAAAACGATTTTGAGGGAGGATAGGATGCCGACTTCACGCAGGCAGCTGCTGAAGAGCTCGGCGGTTGCCGCCGCCGCACTCAGCCTCGATTGGACACGGGCCCAGGCGCAAGCCGAGAATTTGCGCATCGGCCTGATCTACGACCTCACCGGTCCGTTCGCCGCCGGCGGCTCGGTCGCCTCCTCGGTCGGCGCGCAGATCGCCATCGACCTCGTCAACGAAAAGGGCGGCATCGGCGGCAAGACCAAGATCGTGCCGGTCGCGGCGGACTCGCAGAGCAAGGCGGACGTGGCGATCAACGAGGCCGAGCGGCTGATCAGCCAAGAGAAGATCGACATCATCAACGGCGTCTATTCCAGCGCGCATGCGGTGCCGATGGCGGCGAAGGTCGAGCAGCAGAAGAAGATCCTCTGGATCACGACCGCGGTCTCGACCGCCGTGTTCAAGGACAAGAACCTGCAATATGTGTTTCGCGCGCAGATCCATTCCGATCAGTACGGCCAGGCGTTCGCGGGCTTCGTCGCCGAGCACGCGCAGGGCAAGCTCGGCATGGACCCGAAGGA containing:
- the uvrA gene encoding excinuclease ABC subunit UvrA yields the protein MDDRPRQPDGLMQDDGFVRVRGAREHNLRNVDVSIPRNALVVFTGVSGSGKSSLAFGTIYAEAQRRYLESVSPYARRLFHQMQIPEVDDIEGLPPAVALQQQRGAPTTRSSVGSVTTISNLLRMLYSRAGDYPRGQKMLYAESFSPNTPEGACPTCHGIGRMLDVTEKSMVPDDTRTIRERAVAAWPSAWQGQNLRDILTTLGYDVDKPWRELPRKDRDWILFTEEQPTVPVYAGYTAAEVKRALRRKEEPSYQGTFTGAKRYVMQTYAKSESAMMKRRVAQFMITQDCPTCHGTRLKPEALKVKFAGLNIAEMSHLPLKQLQVVVRPFAKASSDRSEKAVVARRICEDLSARLAVLLDLGLGYLACERSTPTLSPGELQRLRLATQVRSNLFGVVYVLDEPSAGLHPADTEALLRALDRLKHAGNSIFVVEHEIEVIRHADWLVDVGPDAGEGGGNILYSGPPAGLSQVAQSRTAHYLAHPRKPLPTVRREPKAHLKVRGVTRNNLRGLDVDVPLGVLASVTGVSGSGKSSLISQFLVDAVAEHLGHTRTAEADDDSLAAPAIETLGGKIVAGLDQVDRLVVVDQKPIGRTPRSNLATYTGLFDHVRKLFAATPQAKSRRYDAGRFSFNVAKGRCSTCEGEGFVCVELLFLPSVYAPCPTCKGARYNDKTLEVKIRGKSIADVLAMRVDEAFEFFREDPTLNRSLGVVREVGLGYIRLGQSATELSGGEAQRIKLATELMRPQRGHTLYVLDEPTTGLHPSDVERLIAQLERIVDAGNSVVVVEHDMDVVSHSDWIIDLGPGAGDEGGRIVASGTPQEVAEAGGKTAGYLARRLKQ
- a CDS encoding ABC transporter substrate-binding protein — its product is MRPSPNLSSSFLLASALALCLAAPAYAQSNDPIKIGVIAEVQSIAGAATPGGAQIAADEINAKGGILGRKIEIVTYDNKSSSADSVRAFQRAVSEDKVSAVIASYISEVVLALEPWAARLKMPLITPGAASNEITKAIHNDYEKNKYTFHGYLTSAAQAQLVCDAAKDLLVDKLKFKTVAIMSEDAAWTKPLDVGYEACLPKAGLKVVEHVRFSPDTTDFTPIFNNIEAKKPDVIVTGISHVGVQPTVQWKNQQVPVPMFGISAQALSPTFWKDTNGAADGVPSLAVATPDVAVTSKTKPFAAAFKAKFGSPPAYTGYTAYDEVYFITEAIKRAGSTDPDKMVTELEKTDYEGTIGRIQFYGKDDEFTHGIKSGPTTVSGLVFQWQDSKQVVVWPEKIAEGKLKFPSFVKLSQ